In Cyclopterus lumpus isolate fCycLum1 chromosome 9, fCycLum1.pri, whole genome shotgun sequence, a single genomic region encodes these proteins:
- the kremen1 gene encoding kremen protein 1 isoform X1: MDSWTVTSALLLAGAISSAAFGVFDTECYTANGEDYRGFQNQTSLHGGKPCLFWNETFQHPYNTLKYPNGEGGLGSHNYCRNPDGDVQPWCYIADHDDGIYWRYCNIPTCQMPGNLGCFRDSGDPPTLSGTSETSNKLTIQNCISFCRKQRYKLAGMESGYACFCGNEVEQRDHGESPSMECNHVCFGDHTQPCGGDGWVIIFDTRVGACGGNYSSPSGVIYSPDFPDKYGAGRVCYWTVHVPGSYAILFNFTFFEISDQTDMVELLDGYTNQVVARFDWRSPPRELVNVTGDHVVLYFYSDRTNQAQGFALLYQALRSQDTRTMEAEGDGEDDGGDVSSTPGPRLAGGGGGVTERSNSTSNGRSSQILYVITSSPGKPEHSMPGQWAGRGETTGHGAMWTIYGLAALLVLSVVAMVAKLLLHITVKSPNIPTVSGSDSCSQSTASSEPWIILYRPSTISLFKKKLKNHHGDLSPLVGN, encoded by the exons ATGGATTCCTGGACAGTCACATCTGCTCTGCTCCTCGCGGGGGCGATTTCTTCTGCGGCTTTTGGTGTTTTCGACACCG AGTGCTACACTGCCAACGGAGAGGACTACAGGGGCTTCCAGAACCAGACCAGCCTGCATGGGGGTAAACCCTGCCTCTTCTGGAACGAGACCTTCCAGCACCCTTACAACACCCTCAAATACCCCAACGGAGAGGGGGGGTTGGGCAGCCACAACTACTGCAG GAATCCGGATGGGGACGTTCAGCCGTGGTGCTACATCGCAGACCACGACGACGGGATCTACTGGAGATACTGCAACATCCCGACATGCCAGA TGCCCGGGAACTTGGGCTGCTTCAGAGACAGCGGTGACCCGCCGACCCTGTCCGGCACCAGCGAGACCTCCAACAAACTCACCATCCAGAACTGTATCAGCTTCTGCAGGAAGCAGAGGTACAAG CTCGCCGGCATGGAGTCCGGATATGCTTGTTTCTGTGGCAACGAAGTGGAGCAGCGTGATCACGGCGAGTCACCGAGCATGGAGTGTAACCACGTTTGCTTCGGGGACCACACCCAGCCCTGCGGTGGAGACGGCTGGGTCATCATCTTTGACA CTCGAGTTGGGGCCTGCGGTGGAAACTACTCCTCTCCGTCCGGAGTGATCTACTCCCCCGACTTCCCCGACAAGTACGGGGCCGGCCGCGTTTGCTACTGGACCGTCCACGTGCCCGGATCCTACGCCATCCTCTTCAACTTCACCTTCTTTGAGATCTCCGACCAGACGGACATGGTGGAGCTCCTGGACGGCTACACCAACCAGGTGGTGGCGCGCTTCGACTGGCGCAGCCCGCCGAGGGAGCTGGTGAACGTCACGGGCGACCACGTCGTCCTGTACTTCTACTCGGATCGCACCAACCAGGCCCAGGGATTTGCTCTGCTTTACCAAG CGCTGAGAAGCCAAGACACCAGAACAATGGAGGCcgagggagacggggaggacGATGGGGGCGACGTCTCCAGCACGCCGGGGCCCCGGCtggccggcggcggcggcggcgtcacCGAGAGATCCAACAGCACCTCCAACGGACGCTCCTCCCAGATCCTCTACGTGATCACGTCCAGCCCCGGGAAACCGGAGCACAGCATGCCAGGTCAGTGGGCTGGACGCGGCGAGACCACCGGCCACGGCGCGA TGTGGACCATCTACGGCCTGGCCGCTCTCCTCGTCCTGTCCGTCGTGGCCATGGTGgcgaagctgctgctgcacatcACGGTCAA gtCTCCGAACATCCCGACGGTCAGCGGGTCCGACAGCTGCAGCCAGAGCACGGCGTCCTCCGAGCCGTGGATCATCCTGTACCGACCCTCCACCATCTCCCTCTTCAAGAAGAAGCTAAAGAACCACCACGGCGACCTCAGCCCCCTGGTGGGCAACTAG
- the kremen1 gene encoding kremen protein 1 isoform X2, which translates to MDSWTVTSALLLAGAISSAAFGVFDTECYTANGEDYRGFQNQTSLHGGKPCLFWNETFQHPYNTLKYPNGEGGLGSHNYCRNPDGDVQPWCYIADHDDGIYWRYCNIPTCQMPGNLGCFRDSGDPPTLSGTSETSNKLTIQNCISFCRKQRYKLAGMESGYACFCGNEVEQRDHGESPSMECNHVCFGDHTQPCGGDGWVIIFDTRVGACGGNYSSPSGVIYSPDFPDKYGAGRVCYWTVHVPGSYAILFNFTFFEISDQTDMVELLDGYTNQVVARFDWRSPPRELVNVTGDHVVLYFYSDRTNQAQGFALLYQALRSQDTRTMEAEGDGEDDGGDVSSTPGPRLAGGGGGVTERSNSTSNGRSSQILYVITSSPGKPEHSMPVWTIYGLAALLVLSVVAMVAKLLLHITVKSPNIPTVSGSDSCSQSTASSEPWIILYRPSTISLFKKKLKNHHGDLSPLVGN; encoded by the exons ATGGATTCCTGGACAGTCACATCTGCTCTGCTCCTCGCGGGGGCGATTTCTTCTGCGGCTTTTGGTGTTTTCGACACCG AGTGCTACACTGCCAACGGAGAGGACTACAGGGGCTTCCAGAACCAGACCAGCCTGCATGGGGGTAAACCCTGCCTCTTCTGGAACGAGACCTTCCAGCACCCTTACAACACCCTCAAATACCCCAACGGAGAGGGGGGGTTGGGCAGCCACAACTACTGCAG GAATCCGGATGGGGACGTTCAGCCGTGGTGCTACATCGCAGACCACGACGACGGGATCTACTGGAGATACTGCAACATCCCGACATGCCAGA TGCCCGGGAACTTGGGCTGCTTCAGAGACAGCGGTGACCCGCCGACCCTGTCCGGCACCAGCGAGACCTCCAACAAACTCACCATCCAGAACTGTATCAGCTTCTGCAGGAAGCAGAGGTACAAG CTCGCCGGCATGGAGTCCGGATATGCTTGTTTCTGTGGCAACGAAGTGGAGCAGCGTGATCACGGCGAGTCACCGAGCATGGAGTGTAACCACGTTTGCTTCGGGGACCACACCCAGCCCTGCGGTGGAGACGGCTGGGTCATCATCTTTGACA CTCGAGTTGGGGCCTGCGGTGGAAACTACTCCTCTCCGTCCGGAGTGATCTACTCCCCCGACTTCCCCGACAAGTACGGGGCCGGCCGCGTTTGCTACTGGACCGTCCACGTGCCCGGATCCTACGCCATCCTCTTCAACTTCACCTTCTTTGAGATCTCCGACCAGACGGACATGGTGGAGCTCCTGGACGGCTACACCAACCAGGTGGTGGCGCGCTTCGACTGGCGCAGCCCGCCGAGGGAGCTGGTGAACGTCACGGGCGACCACGTCGTCCTGTACTTCTACTCGGATCGCACCAACCAGGCCCAGGGATTTGCTCTGCTTTACCAAG CGCTGAGAAGCCAAGACACCAGAACAATGGAGGCcgagggagacggggaggacGATGGGGGCGACGTCTCCAGCACGCCGGGGCCCCGGCtggccggcggcggcggcggcgtcacCGAGAGATCCAACAGCACCTCCAACGGACGCTCCTCCCAGATCCTCTACGTGATCACGTCCAGCCCCGGGAAACCGGAGCACAGCATGCCAG TGTGGACCATCTACGGCCTGGCCGCTCTCCTCGTCCTGTCCGTCGTGGCCATGGTGgcgaagctgctgctgcacatcACGGTCAA gtCTCCGAACATCCCGACGGTCAGCGGGTCCGACAGCTGCAGCCAGAGCACGGCGTCCTCCGAGCCGTGGATCATCCTGTACCGACCCTCCACCATCTCCCTCTTCAAGAAGAAGCTAAAGAACCACCACGGCGACCTCAGCCCCCTGGTGGGCAACTAG